One genomic window of Etheostoma spectabile isolate EspeVRDwgs_2016 chromosome 7, UIUC_Espe_1.0, whole genome shotgun sequence includes the following:
- the zmp:0000000926 gene encoding ataxin-1-like, with amino-acid sequence MNPSPDRGKECLPPKKRESRQGSSEHHNPLDEFKPPVPLRSRSSAGGGEGGREASDRDRALINPNPHLLHTPPPLPAPTPGLPLPLPWHLSYSPSVSLPLFPGQVSERMGSGSPAWRDDSLPSPLSHQSRWLRGDGPLSLPPSPSSSSASSFKTPFPADSREIWSYINSGRRDNSSSLFSPSYLFSHHSLYPQQPSFVEARHRYLGKRLNGLDGPGSRTASTSRPLLTGEYGNDSSRTRLDISPHSSHTNGGRRQQEDLTSRVLPGGPFLSDSQAQEGPEPHSSLQDRHPHGMVKTSLLSTSPHPLGPVPRAGRGGLLDPQGVTPAEAQIYYSLGSVCHPSPQVQAYPLYSPSGTALYNLHREPGPRQHNQRSSPLGLPNSHDRSQRDRDRDQERDRDTLLQRDREQGKDKEKHLQRDKDQERDSERERRRDRERHRGRELSPLHLHTSAPALYSSPPALLPHFTKGSLIELASGRLKRVEELRTEDFLRSADTSPEFHLSTCTVLLISPSSAQGFSHLQVHLTDRNTQELLKVLVEYPFFVQERGWSSCCPERTTQLYGLPCRQLMEGDVCLALTPTPTQTHRTHTRTGSRAHRTQLSSRAAGEPSSSHREEMPPPPPPPPLPHHPPPTPPAPLRALAEPPAQEQPRLRKRRWSAPDTLPSSGTVESLLDLPHGSKLMKWQ; translated from the exons ATGAATCCCAGCCCCGACCGCGGCAAAGAGTGCCTCCCTCCCAAGAAAAGGGAGTCTCGGCAAGGTTCATCAGAGCACCACAACCCCCTGGACGAGTTTAAACCCCCGGTGCCACTCCGGAGTCGGTCCAGtgcagggggaggggagggaggcaGAGAGGCTAGTGACAGGGACCGTGCTCTGATTAACCCAAATCCCCATCTCCTACATACTCCTCCACCCCTTCCTGCTCCAACACCAGGCCTACCACTGCCCCTACCATGGCACCTGAGctactctccctctgtctctctcccccttttcccAGGGCAGGTCAGCGAGAGGATGGGCTCAGGGTCTCCCGCTTGGAGAGATGATTCTCTCCCCTCGCCTCTGTCCCACCAGTCCAGGTGGCTTAGAGGGGATGGGCCCCTCTCCTTGCCACCTtccccatcctcctcctccgctTCCTCCTTCAAGACTCCCTTCCCAGCCGATTCTAGAGAGATATGGTCCTACATTAACAGTGGCCGGCGGGACAAcagctcctctctcttctccccatCCTATTTGTTTAGTCACCACTCTCTCTACCCTCAACAGCCAAGCTTCGTTGAAGCCAGACACAGATATTTGGGTAAGAGACTCAACGGCCTGGACGGGCCAGGCAGCAGGACTGCCTCAACCTCCAGGCCTCTGCTCACAGGAGAATATGGGAATGACAGCAGCAGAACCCGGCTGGACATCAGTCCACACAGCTCCCATACCAACGGTGGACGGAGACAGCAGGAGGATCTAACATCCCGTGTCCTTCCTGGAGGGCCATTTTTGTCAGACTCTCAAGCTCAGGAGGGCCCTGAGCCACATTCCTCACTGCAGGACAGACATCCACATGGAATGGTTAAGACAAGCCTACTCTCCACCAGTCCCCACCCCCTCGGACCAGTCCCCAGGGCTGGTAGAGGGGGACTTTTGGACCCCCAAGGGGTCACACCAGCTGAAGCCCAGATCTACTACTCCTTGGGATCAGTGTGCCACCCCAGCCCTCAGGTCCAAGCATACCCACTCTACAGTCCCTCAGGAACAGCGCTGTACAACCTGCACAGGGAGCCCGGACCCAGGCAGCACAACCAAAGGAGCTCACCCCTGGGTCTGCCTAACAGCCATGACAGGTCACAAAGAGACCGGGACAGAgaccaagagagagacagagacactcTTCTACAAAGGGACAGGGAGCAAGGTAAAGACAAAGAGAAGCACCTAcaacgtgacaaagaccaagaaaGAGACAGTGAGCGTGAGAGACGACgggacagagaaagacacagagggagagagttatCTCCTTTGCATCTTCACACCTCAGCCCCAGCCCTTTACTCATCTCCCCCTGCGCTCCTACCTCACTTCACCAAGGGTTCTCTGATTGAGTTGGCCAGTGGGCGGTTGAAGAGGGTGGAGGAGCTGCGGACCGAGGATTTCCTGAGGAGCGCAGATACCTCCCCAGAGTTCCACCTTAGCACTTGCACAGTGCTGCTGATTTCCCCCAGCAGTGCACAGGGCTTCAGCCACCTGCAGGTCCACCTCACAGACCGCAACACCCAG GAATTACTGAAGGTCTTGGTGGAGTATCCGTTCTTTGTGCAGGAGCGAGGCTGGTCTTCTTGCTGCCCTGAGAGAACCACACAGCTGTATGGCCTGCCCTGCCGCCAGCTCATGGAGGGGGATGTCTGCTTGGCTCTCACCCCCACTCCCACCCAAACCCACCGGACACACACGCGTACTGGCTCCAGGGCCCATCGCACGCAACTctcctccagggctgcaggagAACCCAGTAGCTCGCACAGGGAGGAGATgccacctccccctcctcccccacctcttCCTCACCATCCACCTCCTACTCCACCGGCCCCTTTACGTGCTCTGGCTGAGCCTCCCGCTCAGGAGCAGCCGCGTCTACGCAAACGACGTTGGTCTGCCCCAGATACCCTTCCCTCAAGCGGAACTGTTGAAAGCCTCCTGGATTTACCTCATGGCTCCAAGCTAATGAAGTGGCAGTAG
- the irf10 gene encoding LOW QUALITY PROTEIN: interferon regulatory factor 10 (The sequence of the model RefSeq protein was modified relative to this genomic sequence to represent the inferred CDS: inserted 2 bases in 1 codon), which yields MEAKMHMKEWLIAQIDSGEYEGLLWEDDNKTMFRIPWKHAAKKDYKQTEDAALFKAWAVXQGSHSWLSSDSFQTKDDVIVQPETSPRSPSFLGKKLHCQKESFDESKEVKPVIDDLMREHMYCELTEKNPLIQNPAPITFLSPTLTISDFRMQVVLLYQGQRVMKVATSSPDGCFILQGRVPLGNERIYGPCTAQQLSFPSPSSVSLPSCLAEAMNRLLCHLERGVLLWVAPDGVFIKRFCQGRVYWSGPMAQHTDRPNKLEREKTFKLLDIATFLNELQSCLQGKGHSPSYEIELCFGEEYPDPNVPKTRKLIMAQVVPLFAVELMQRFNVEEIQEKRPILTSKTEEEKM from the exons ATGGAAGCTAAGATGCACATGAAAGAGTGGCTGATAGCTCAGATAGACAGTGGGGAATATGAAGGACTTCTCTGGGAAGATGATAACAAAACTATGTTCAGGATTCCTTGGAAACACGCAGCCAAGAAGGACTACAAACAGACGGAGGACGCAGCTCTCTTTAAG GCCTGGGCTGT ACAAG GTTCCCACTCGTGGCTCTCCTCAGACTCTTTCCAGACAAAGGATGACGTGATCGTCCAGCCTGAGACGTCTCCAAGGAGCCCCAGTTTTCTGGGAAAAAAG cTTCATTGTCAAAAGGAATCATTTGACGAAAGTAAAGAAGTAAAACCGGTGATTG ATGATCTGATGAGGGAACACATGTATTGTGAgctcacagaaaaaaaccctCTAATTCAGAACCCTGCTCCTATAACCTTCCTCAGTCCCACACTTACTATATCAG ACTTCCGTATGCAGGTGGTGTTGCTGTACCAGGGCCAGAGGGTCATGAAAGTGGCCACCAGCAGCCCAGATGGGTGCTTCATCCTGCAGGGCCGCGTCCCGTTGGGAAATGAACGGATCTACGGGCCTTGCACTGCCCAGCAGCTCTCCTTCCCCTCCCCAAGCTCTGTATCCCTTCCGTCGTGCTTGGCTGAAGCGATGAACCGCCTTCTTTGTCATTTGGAGAGAGGTGTGCTACTATGGGTAGCCCCAGATGGGGTGTTCATCAAGCGGTTCTGCCAGGGCAGGGTGTACTGGAGCGGTCCCATGGCCCAACACACTGACCGGCCCAACAAACTGGAACGAGAAAAGACCTTCAAGCTGCTCGACATTGCCACATTTCTCAATG agcTTCAGAGCTGTTTACAGGGGAAGGGACATTCACCTTCGTATGAGATTGAGCTCTGCTTCGGAGAGGAGTATCCAGACCCCAACGTACCTAAAACCAGGAAGCTGATCATGGCGCAG GTGGTGCCCTTGTTTGCAGTGGAACTGATGCAGAGGTTCAACGTGGAAGAGATTCAGGAGAAGCGGCCAATTCTCACCTCcaaaacagaagaagagaagatgTAG